The Thermonema lapsum sequence TTGGCTGTTGATTTTCGAGTAACTGTAAAATTATAGTGACACTTTTTGCATTTGTACCTTTGCACTCCTTTAATTTTACCATTTTTTACTTTTTCGCTACTTTTACACCTTGGACACTTCATGACTTTTTTGCTACAAAATTATGAAATCTATATTTAGTTAGCAAGTCCTAATTTTTTATTGTTTTCACAGGCAGATTCGTTTAAGTCAATGCCAATACCTTTCCATCCCATTTTAAGAAAAACACTTGAAACATAACCTTTTCCACTACCAATTTCTAAGAATTTTTTTTCAGAAAGAGATTTTGAATAG is a genomic window containing:
- a CDS encoding IS1 family transposase, producing MKCPRCKSSEKVKNGKIKGVQRYKCKKCHYNFTVTRKSTA